The Lasioglossum baleicum chromosome 12, iyLasBale1, whole genome shotgun sequence genome includes a region encoding these proteins:
- the LOC143214395 gene encoding alpha-tocopherol transfer protein-like isoform X2, whose product MSQLICKLIDEDFRSTMLTRLEKVPSLKLGEFTLELELEHPSPELEEVARKELRESPEVQKEAIAKLRELLKAETDLKVPLDNDPWMIRFLRPTKYYPESALKLVKNYYAFKVKHENVYKGLKPSKEKNIFEHNILTVLPNRDQHGRRVLIIELGKKWKHNKCSLDEVYKGCVLYLEAAILEPSTQIAGAVVIFDMDGLTLQQTWQFNPPFAKRILDWLQEAVPLRVKNIHIINQPYVFNMVFALFKPFLREKLKNRIIFHGTDRKSLHQYLSPKCLPDCYGGSLQIPRVTGPQWLELLLMCDQEYDAINSYGYVKGK is encoded by the exons ATGTCTCAACTGATATGCAAACTGATCGACGAAGACTTTCGGA GCACGATGTTGACTCGTCTCGAGAAGGTGCCCAGCCTGAAGTTAGGTGAATTCACGCTGGAGCTTGAGCTCGAGCACCCAAGCCCGGAGCTGGAGGAGGTCGCCAGAAAGGAGCTCCGAGAGTCGCCAGAAGTGCAGAAGGAGGCCATTGCTAAACTCAGGGAACTGTTAAAAG CCGAGACAGACCTCAAGGTACCACTAGACAACGACCCCTGGATGATCCGCTTCCTCAGGCCCACCAAATACTATCCAGAATCCGCGCTGAAATTGGTCAAGAATTACTATGCCTTCAAGGTGAAGCACGAGAACGTGTACAAGGGTCTGAAACCGAGCAAAGAGAAGAACATCTTCGAACACAATATCCTAACAGTCTTGCCGAACCGAGATCAGCATGGTCGGAGAGTGCTGATCATCGAGCTAGGGAAGAAATGGAAGCATAACAAATGCAGTTTGGACGAAGTCTACAAAGGATGCGTTCTCTATCTGGAGGCAGCCATTTTGGAACCTAGCACACAAATCGCAGGAGCTGTTGTGATCTTCGATATGGATGGTCTGACGCTTCAACAGACCTGGCAGTTCAATCCTCCGTTTGCAAAGAGGATATTGGATTGGTTGCAAGAGGCTGTGCCGCTTCGGGTCAAGAATATCCACATTATCAACCAGCCTTATGTGTTCAACATGGTGTTCGCGCTGTTCAAGCCGTTCCTCAGGGAGAAACTGAAGAACAGG ATTATTTTCCACGGTACCGATCGCAAATCCTTGCACCAGTACCTGTCGCCTAAGTGCTTGCCTGATTGCTATGGCGGCAGCCTACAGATACCACGTGTCACTGGACCACAGTGGTTGGAACTGTTATTGATGTGTGATCAGGAGTACGATG CGATCAACTCTTATGGTTACGTGAAAGGAAAATAA
- the LOC143214395 gene encoding alpha-tocopherol transfer protein-like isoform X3 — protein sequence MDRVAPGTMLTRLEKVPSLKLGEFTLELELEHPSPELEEVARKELRESPEVQKEAIAKLRELLKAETDLKVPLDNDPWMIRFLRPTKYYPESALKLVKNYYAFKVKHENVYKGLKPSKEKNIFEHNILTVLPNRDQHGRRVLIIELGKKWKHNKCSLDEVYKGCVLYLEAAILEPSTQIAGAVVIFDMDGLTLQQTWQFNPPFAKRILDWLQEAVPLRVKNIHIINQPYVFNMVFALFKPFLREKLKNRIIFHGTDRKSLHQYLSPKCLPDCYGGSLQIPRVTGPQWLELLLMCDQEYDAINSYGYVKGK from the exons ATGGATCGAGTAGCACCAG GCACGATGTTGACTCGTCTCGAGAAGGTGCCCAGCCTGAAGTTAGGTGAATTCACGCTGGAGCTTGAGCTCGAGCACCCAAGCCCGGAGCTGGAGGAGGTCGCCAGAAAGGAGCTCCGAGAGTCGCCAGAAGTGCAGAAGGAGGCCATTGCTAAACTCAGGGAACTGTTAAAAG CCGAGACAGACCTCAAGGTACCACTAGACAACGACCCCTGGATGATCCGCTTCCTCAGGCCCACCAAATACTATCCAGAATCCGCGCTGAAATTGGTCAAGAATTACTATGCCTTCAAGGTGAAGCACGAGAACGTGTACAAGGGTCTGAAACCGAGCAAAGAGAAGAACATCTTCGAACACAATATCCTAACAGTCTTGCCGAACCGAGATCAGCATGGTCGGAGAGTGCTGATCATCGAGCTAGGGAAGAAATGGAAGCATAACAAATGCAGTTTGGACGAAGTCTACAAAGGATGCGTTCTCTATCTGGAGGCAGCCATTTTGGAACCTAGCACACAAATCGCAGGAGCTGTTGTGATCTTCGATATGGATGGTCTGACGCTTCAACAGACCTGGCAGTTCAATCCTCCGTTTGCAAAGAGGATATTGGATTGGTTGCAAGAGGCTGTGCCGCTTCGGGTCAAGAATATCCACATTATCAACCAGCCTTATGTGTTCAACATGGTGTTCGCGCTGTTCAAGCCGTTCCTCAGGGAGAAACTGAAGAACAGG ATTATTTTCCACGGTACCGATCGCAAATCCTTGCACCAGTACCTGTCGCCTAAGTGCTTGCCTGATTGCTATGGCGGCAGCCTACAGATACCACGTGTCACTGGACCACAGTGGTTGGAACTGTTATTGATGTGTGATCAGGAGTACGATG CGATCAACTCTTATGGTTACGTGAAAGGAAAATAA
- the LOC143214395 gene encoding alpha-tocopherol transfer protein-like isoform X1, whose product MLTRLEKVPSLKLGEFTLELELEHPSPELEEVARKELRESPEVQKEAIAKLRELLKAETDLKVPLDNDPWMIRFLRPTKYYPESALKLVKNYYAFKVKHENVYKGLKPSKEKNIFEHNILTVLPNRDQHGRRVLIIELGKKWKHNKCSLDEVYKGCVLYLEAAILEPSTQIAGAVVIFDMDGLTLQQTWQFNPPFAKRILDWLQEAVPLRVKNIHIINQPYVFNMVFALFKPFLREKLKNRIIFHGTDRKSLHQYLSPKCLPDCYGGSLQIPRVTGPQWLELLLMCDQEYDAINSYGYVKGK is encoded by the exons ATGTTGACTCGTCTCGAGAAGGTGCCCAGCCTGAAGTTAGGTGAATTCACGCTGGAGCTTGAGCTCGAGCACCCAAGCCCGGAGCTGGAGGAGGTCGCCAGAAAGGAGCTCCGAGAGTCGCCAGAAGTGCAGAAGGAGGCCATTGCTAAACTCAGGGAACTGTTAAAAG CCGAGACAGACCTCAAGGTACCACTAGACAACGACCCCTGGATGATCCGCTTCCTCAGGCCCACCAAATACTATCCAGAATCCGCGCTGAAATTGGTCAAGAATTACTATGCCTTCAAGGTGAAGCACGAGAACGTGTACAAGGGTCTGAAACCGAGCAAAGAGAAGAACATCTTCGAACACAATATCCTAACAGTCTTGCCGAACCGAGATCAGCATGGTCGGAGAGTGCTGATCATCGAGCTAGGGAAGAAATGGAAGCATAACAAATGCAGTTTGGACGAAGTCTACAAAGGATGCGTTCTCTATCTGGAGGCAGCCATTTTGGAACCTAGCACACAAATCGCAGGAGCTGTTGTGATCTTCGATATGGATGGTCTGACGCTTCAACAGACCTGGCAGTTCAATCCTCCGTTTGCAAAGAGGATATTGGATTGGTTGCAAGAGGCTGTGCCGCTTCGGGTCAAGAATATCCACATTATCAACCAGCCTTATGTGTTCAACATGGTGTTCGCGCTGTTCAAGCCGTTCCTCAGGGAGAAACTGAAGAACAGG ATTATTTTCCACGGTACCGATCGCAAATCCTTGCACCAGTACCTGTCGCCTAAGTGCTTGCCTGATTGCTATGGCGGCAGCCTACAGATACCACGTGTCACTGGACCACAGTGGTTGGAACTGTTATTGATGTGTGATCAGGAGTACGATG CGATCAACTCTTATGGTTACGTGAAAGGAAAATAA
- the LOC143214395 gene encoding alpha-tocopherol transfer protein-like isoform X4: MSITERTMLTRLEKVPSLKLGEFTLELELEHPSPELEEVARKELRESPEVQKEAIAKLRELLKAETDLKVPLDNDPWMIRFLRPTKYYPESALKLVKNYYAFKVKHENVYKGLKPSKEKNIFEHNILTVLPNRDQHGRRVLIIELGKKWKHNKCSLDEVYKGCVLYLEAAILEPSTQIAGAVVIFDMDGLTLQQTWQFNPPFAKRILDWLQEAVPLRVKNIHIINQPYVFNMVFALFKPFLREKLKNRIIFHGTDRKSLHQYLSPKCLPDCYGGSLQIPRVTGPQWLELLLMCDQEYDAINSYGYVKGK, from the exons GCACGATGTTGACTCGTCTCGAGAAGGTGCCCAGCCTGAAGTTAGGTGAATTCACGCTGGAGCTTGAGCTCGAGCACCCAAGCCCGGAGCTGGAGGAGGTCGCCAGAAAGGAGCTCCGAGAGTCGCCAGAAGTGCAGAAGGAGGCCATTGCTAAACTCAGGGAACTGTTAAAAG CCGAGACAGACCTCAAGGTACCACTAGACAACGACCCCTGGATGATCCGCTTCCTCAGGCCCACCAAATACTATCCAGAATCCGCGCTGAAATTGGTCAAGAATTACTATGCCTTCAAGGTGAAGCACGAGAACGTGTACAAGGGTCTGAAACCGAGCAAAGAGAAGAACATCTTCGAACACAATATCCTAACAGTCTTGCCGAACCGAGATCAGCATGGTCGGAGAGTGCTGATCATCGAGCTAGGGAAGAAATGGAAGCATAACAAATGCAGTTTGGACGAAGTCTACAAAGGATGCGTTCTCTATCTGGAGGCAGCCATTTTGGAACCTAGCACACAAATCGCAGGAGCTGTTGTGATCTTCGATATGGATGGTCTGACGCTTCAACAGACCTGGCAGTTCAATCCTCCGTTTGCAAAGAGGATATTGGATTGGTTGCAAGAGGCTGTGCCGCTTCGGGTCAAGAATATCCACATTATCAACCAGCCTTATGTGTTCAACATGGTGTTCGCGCTGTTCAAGCCGTTCCTCAGGGAGAAACTGAAGAACAGG ATTATTTTCCACGGTACCGATCGCAAATCCTTGCACCAGTACCTGTCGCCTAAGTGCTTGCCTGATTGCTATGGCGGCAGCCTACAGATACCACGTGTCACTGGACCACAGTGGTTGGAACTGTTATTGATGTGTGATCAGGAGTACGATG CGATCAACTCTTATGGTTACGTGAAAGGAAAATAA